The following are from one region of the Mesorhizobium shangrilense genome:
- a CDS encoding helix-turn-helix transcriptional regulator, producing MFEADTRTSAAHGVAWPFPPGAECFAAWKEALSRLVDCAIPADADPALFDFHGRTWQLPQAFVQVNGGSAMSMSRPQRVIDDRPISHMSLYLLTNGSVVTDYDGHKRTHGPGDVVAVDYSLPYESQTPGYEGITLTFDRAGTPPGLQGDVHGMTLTADSSAGKLLGTQIRSLVDHIDGLSVDQAQAAVDGILRFAASSLPAAIPRKIRNGAPVLNRAHRLARGRMSDPDFGPDDLAFALGVSRSKLFRSFEAQGGVQRWLLGERLTASLEAIVKSAGKLKISAIAHQHGFRSEAHFSRAFRNRYGMSPSSARAVTMRSQGTAMYLNWAEKNEGSTVEAWLASAQATDQEEAGRRRQSTRASVHAGAGV from the coding sequence ATGTTTGAAGCCGACACCAGGACAAGCGCGGCGCATGGTGTTGCGTGGCCTTTCCCCCCGGGAGCGGAATGCTTCGCCGCCTGGAAGGAAGCACTCTCCCGATTGGTCGACTGTGCAATACCGGCCGACGCGGACCCGGCCTTGTTCGACTTTCATGGCCGCACGTGGCAACTCCCCCAGGCCTTCGTGCAGGTCAATGGCGGATCGGCCATGTCGATGTCTCGACCGCAACGCGTCATCGATGACCGGCCGATCTCCCATATGTCGCTCTATCTGCTTACAAATGGCAGCGTCGTGACCGACTATGACGGACATAAGCGGACCCATGGTCCCGGCGATGTCGTCGCCGTCGACTATTCCCTGCCCTATGAATCCCAAACGCCCGGATATGAGGGGATAACGCTTACATTCGATAGAGCCGGCACGCCTCCCGGCCTGCAAGGCGATGTCCATGGCATGACACTGACCGCGGACAGCAGCGCGGGCAAGCTCCTGGGGACCCAGATCCGATCACTCGTGGATCATATCGATGGGCTCAGCGTCGACCAGGCTCAGGCCGCCGTCGACGGCATTTTGCGGTTTGCCGCAAGCTCCCTTCCCGCCGCCATACCGAGAAAGATACGCAATGGCGCCCCGGTCCTCAATCGCGCCCACCGGCTGGCCAGAGGGAGAATGTCCGACCCCGACTTCGGCCCCGATGATCTGGCATTCGCGCTGGGGGTGTCGCGATCAAAACTCTTTCGTTCGTTCGAGGCCCAGGGTGGCGTGCAACGCTGGTTGCTGGGAGAACGACTGACGGCCAGCCTGGAGGCGATTGTAAAATCGGCGGGCAAATTGAAAATATCGGCCATCGCCCACCAGCACGGATTTCGCAGCGAGGCACATTTCAGCCGTGCTTTCCGGAACCGGTATGGGATGAGCCCAAGCTCGGCCCGGGCAGTGACCATGCGCTCGCAAGGTACCGCGATGTATCTGAACTGGGCAGAAAAGAATGAGGGATCGACAGTGGAAGCCTGGCTCGCATCCGCTCAGGCCACGGATCAGGAAGAGGCAGGACGGCGACGTCAATCCACCCGGGCGTCCGTGCACGCTGGCGCTGGCGTCTAG
- the cydX gene encoding cytochrome bd-I oxidase subunit CydX translates to MWYFAWILGLGLATTVGILNALWYELRAIRAQPAGKTEPLDTP, encoded by the coding sequence ATGTGGTACTTCGCCTGGATCCTAGGCCTCGGACTGGCCACCACGGTTGGCATCCTGAATGCCCTCTGGTACGAACTGCGCGCGATCCGCGCACAGCCCGCCGGAAAAACGGAGCCTCTCGACACGCCCTGA
- a CDS encoding pyridoxamine 5'-phosphate oxidase family protein yields MLIRTMTTFECVKLLDVHRLCRLACVEGDRPYVVPIYFAHSANYLYAFSMPGKKIDLMRANPKVAVVVEDHGQGRQWKSVIVDGLYQELPDRIGSKLEREHAWSLLSKHTDWWEPGALKPVPQPLSDHSPHVFFRISIERVSGREAREEGADGTT; encoded by the coding sequence ATGTTGATCAGGACCATGACCACGTTTGAATGCGTCAAGCTGCTCGATGTCCATCGCCTGTGCCGGCTGGCCTGCGTGGAGGGTGACCGGCCTTACGTCGTCCCGATCTATTTTGCCCATTCGGCCAACTATCTCTATGCCTTCTCCATGCCCGGCAAGAAGATCGACCTGATGCGCGCCAATCCGAAGGTCGCGGTCGTGGTAGAGGATCACGGCCAGGGCAGGCAGTGGAAGAGCGTCATCGTTGACGGTCTCTACCAGGAACTTCCTGATCGCATCGGTTCCAAGCTGGAGCGCGAGCACGCATGGTCGCTGCTGAGCAAACACACCGACTGGTGGGAGCCCGGCGCTCTAAAGCCCGTGCCGCAGCCACTATCGGACCATTCCCCGCACGTGTTCTTTCGTATCTCGATCGAGCGCGTGTCTGGCCGCGAGGCGAGGGAAGAGGGAGCAGACGGCACGACGTGA
- the fixJ gene encoding response regulator FixJ, which translates to MGDYTVHIVDDEEPVRKSLAFLLTVSGFTVRLHESATAFLATAESIRNGCLITDLRMPDMSGVELLQRLRHLPTRIPAIVITGHGDVPMAVEAMKAGALDFIEKPFEDETLIQAIKRAADEIARTAQGKDIASITARFASLSEREREVLSGVVAGLANKTIAFDLDISPRTVEVHRANVMAKMDARSLPELVRMAMAAGFGPK; encoded by the coding sequence ATCGGCGACTACACAGTTCATATCGTCGATGACGAGGAGCCGGTCAGGAAATCGCTGGCCTTCCTGCTGACGGTGTCTGGATTCACCGTCCGGCTGCATGAGTCCGCCACCGCCTTCCTTGCGACAGCAGAGTCTATTCGAAACGGCTGCCTCATCACCGATCTGAGGATGCCGGACATGAGCGGCGTCGAACTGCTGCAGAGGCTGCGTCACCTGCCGACACGCATTCCCGCCATCGTCATTACCGGCCATGGCGATGTGCCGATGGCCGTCGAGGCGATGAAGGCCGGGGCGCTCGATTTCATCGAGAAGCCGTTCGAGGACGAAACGCTGATCCAGGCGATCAAGCGCGCTGCCGATGAGATCGCCAGGACCGCGCAGGGCAAGGATATCGCCTCGATCACCGCCCGGTTCGCCTCGCTCAGCGAGCGGGAGAGGGAGGTGCTGTCGGGCGTGGTCGCCGGCCTTGCCAACAAGACCATCGCCTTCGACCTCGACATCAGCCCGCGCACGGTGGAGGTGCACCGCGCCAATGTGATGGCCAAGATGGACGCGCGTAGCCTGCCGGAGCTTGTCCGCATGGCGATGGCGGCGGGATTCGGCCCGAAATAG
- a CDS encoding PAS domain S-box protein: MTTGFIGSLFRAVSSNRYEGKAGYGLAVLAVATACAVLFLLDGAFDGGAIIPPFVLAILISAFAGGLGPGVVSLVLTVPAVWYFRVHQPSSVSNTLELLVFALVAIGIVAIGELLHRSWRAIGETARILNEREAHLRSILDTVLDATVVIEKDGTIVSFNSAAVRQFGYQEKEVIGQNVRILMPEPYRAGHDGYIHRYIETGEKRIIGVDRVVVGRRKDGSTFPMKLAVGEMKSGDRTYFTGFIRDLTEREESAARLEEIQGELARLARLNELGEMASTLAHELNQPLAAIANYAQGCTRLIRDLPDAASQRVREALEEISRQSLRAGQIIRHLREFVTRGDTEKAPEDIRKLVEEAGALALVGSRERGVRSVFDFAPGAELVMADGVQIQQVLINLMRNAIEAMRDSEIRLLTIRTAPADKDQVSVEVSDTGPGISEEIAPQLFKPFVTTKAGGMGIGLSISKRIVESHGGVIEVRKNAHGGTTFRFTVPAYRDD; the protein is encoded by the coding sequence ATGACGACCGGTTTTATTGGGAGCTTGTTCAGAGCCGTATCGTCCAATCGCTATGAGGGGAAGGCGGGGTATGGGCTGGCGGTGCTTGCCGTGGCCACGGCCTGTGCCGTGCTTTTCCTCCTCGACGGGGCCTTCGACGGTGGGGCGATCATTCCTCCCTTCGTCCTGGCGATCCTGATCAGCGCGTTCGCCGGCGGGCTTGGGCCGGGTGTCGTGTCGCTGGTCCTGACCGTTCCGGCGGTCTGGTACTTTCGGGTCCACCAGCCGAGCAGCGTCTCGAACACGCTCGAACTGCTTGTGTTCGCGCTGGTCGCGATCGGAATTGTCGCGATCGGCGAATTGCTGCATCGCTCGTGGCGCGCGATCGGCGAGACGGCACGCATCCTCAACGAACGCGAGGCCCATCTGCGTTCGATCCTCGACACGGTGCTCGACGCCACCGTCGTCATCGAAAAGGACGGGACGATCGTCTCGTTCAATTCCGCGGCGGTGCGCCAGTTCGGCTACCAGGAGAAGGAAGTCATCGGCCAGAACGTCCGTATCCTGATGCCGGAGCCCTACAGGGCCGGCCATGACGGCTATATCCATCGCTATATCGAAACGGGAGAAAAACGCATCATCGGCGTCGACCGCGTGGTCGTCGGCCGGCGCAAGGACGGCTCGACATTCCCCATGAAACTCGCCGTCGGCGAGATGAAGTCGGGAGACAGGACGTATTTCACCGGCTTTATCCGCGACCTGACCGAGCGCGAAGAATCGGCAGCGCGGCTTGAGGAAATCCAGGGCGAACTGGCGCGCCTGGCGAGGCTCAACGAGCTCGGCGAGATGGCCTCTACGCTTGCGCATGAACTGAACCAGCCGCTGGCGGCGATCGCCAACTACGCGCAAGGCTGCACCCGGTTGATCCGCGATCTTCCGGACGCCGCATCGCAACGGGTGCGCGAGGCGCTGGAGGAGATTTCACGGCAATCGCTGCGTGCGGGCCAGATCATCCGGCACCTGCGCGAATTCGTCACGCGCGGCGACACGGAAAAAGCTCCCGAGGACATCCGCAAGCTCGTCGAGGAAGCGGGCGCGCTGGCACTCGTCGGCTCGCGCGAGCGCGGCGTCCGCTCGGTCTTCGATTTCGCTCCGGGCGCGGAACTGGTCATGGCTGATGGCGTGCAGATCCAGCAGGTGCTGATAAACCTCATGCGCAACGCCATCGAGGCGATGCGCGACAGCGAGATACGGCTTCTCACCATTCGCACCGCACCGGCCGACAAGGATCAGGTTTCGGTGGAGGTCTCCGATACCGGGCCGGGAATATCGGAGGAGATAGCGCCGCAACTGTTCAAGCCGTTCGTGACGACAAAAGCCGGCGGCATGGGGATCGGGCTTTCGATTTCGAAGCGAATCGTCGAGTCGCACGGGGGCGTGATAGAGGTGCGGAAGAATGCGCATGGTGGAACCACGTTCAGGTTCACCGTGCCAGCCTACAGGGATGACTGA
- a CDS encoding Tim44 domain-containing protein: protein MPKSRLIQVASILLILSAALGSVSLNSAEARSGGSFGSRGSRTFQAPAPTTTAPYTAPVKRSMTPNTAQPVSPSPPSLAQPRPSFWSGFGGGLVGGLVGGLVFNGIFGMMFGHGFGGIGGGLSFIIQLLLIGGVAMLAMRFFNRSNTAPADARSPGFPFGQQDFGASPQAYNPLVATGTGAGGADEIGTTDADRSAFERILADLQAAFTREDHQGLRRLTTPEMVSYLSEELADNATKGLKNEVSNLRFLNGEVAEAWREGMRDYATVAMRWSAIDVMRNRQTGAIERGDPNSPVETTELWTFTRETGQPWLLSAIQETAG, encoded by the coding sequence ATGCCTAAGTCACGGCTGATCCAAGTAGCGTCGATATTGTTGATACTGTCGGCGGCACTTGGGAGCGTATCGCTCAACTCGGCGGAAGCACGCAGCGGCGGCAGTTTCGGCAGTCGCGGCAGCCGGACTTTCCAGGCACCAGCTCCCACGACCACCGCACCCTATACCGCGCCGGTAAAGCGCTCGATGACGCCGAACACTGCGCAGCCGGTGTCACCGTCGCCGCCGTCGCTTGCTCAGCCGCGTCCAAGTTTTTGGAGCGGCTTCGGTGGAGGGCTGGTTGGCGGATTGGTCGGAGGGCTGGTCTTCAATGGCATTTTTGGCATGATGTTCGGCCACGGATTCGGCGGCATCGGTGGCGGCCTCAGCTTCATAATCCAGCTGTTGCTGATCGGCGGCGTCGCCATGTTGGCAATGCGGTTCTTCAACCGAAGCAATACGGCTCCGGCCGATGCGAGAAGTCCCGGCTTTCCGTTTGGCCAACAGGATTTTGGAGCCAGCCCGCAAGCTTACAACCCGCTTGTCGCCACCGGCACTGGGGCAGGTGGCGCGGACGAAATCGGGACTACCGACGCCGATCGTTCTGCGTTCGAACGCATTCTCGCGGACCTGCAGGCCGCATTCACCCGCGAGGACCACCAGGGGCTACGCCGGCTGACAACACCGGAGATGGTTTCCTACCTTTCCGAGGAATTGGCGGACAACGCCACCAAGGGCCTGAAGAATGAAGTATCAAATCTTCGGTTCTTGAATGGTGAGGTTGCCGAAGCGTGGCGTGAGGGCATGCGCGATTATGCGACGGTCGCGATGCGCTGGTCTGCCATCGATGTGATGCGCAACCGTCAAACGGGTGCCATCGAAAGGGGCGATCCCAACAGTCCTGTCGAAACAACAGAGCTGTGGACCTTCACGCGTGAGACTGGGCAACCGTGGCTGCTTTCTGCGATCCAGGAAACGGCAGGTTGA
- a CDS encoding BTAD domain-containing putative transcriptional regulator, translating to MQLTRFGLSLFGRFELTTREGVVHLRSRKLAGLLSYLACTAPRPQPREKLANLLWGSHFETQARQNLRHALFRLRRILGQNALISSDDDVSLAPGVIDCDVVRFEALIGEGSRAALNAAADLYRGSLLTDLNIEEDAWSDWRVSSRERLERLALDVMISHGQHALHSGNPQTALETAGRAIAVNGLREDAHRLMVEALAATGRKAEALKHYQDLVGLLRRELNTEPDAATQSLVAEIRGAKPPGMSRTIGDPHLDLSGAFERETAVKTGSAQDDGASTRVAMRSSALEQRQLTIMACGLIGSTALSASHDPEDVYDLIATFHQMVADIAERFGGFVAQYQGNGVAVYFGYPAAHEHDTERAVHAGLALLDSIGKLKAAPSARIQASVGIATGLVVVGEKPGTGDAPRQVAIGETPDLALRLQATAAPGEVVIAASTRRLVGPMFDHSALPDIEMKGLPQLMAAWRVHGEALGVSRFDARRGAALSPFVGRQEEIELLQRRWDQARAGEGRVVVLSGEPGIGKSRIAETLLARLDGERHARLRYFCSPHHAHSALYPFIAQIEQDAGFEPGSSAGARLDRLEALLKPTTTNLPRDVTVIAELLGVPMDGRYPALTINPQQKREMTLNALLDRLGGAASQGPILIVFEDAHWIDPTSLDLIERIVTRATNLPLLLLVTLRPEVQLNWIGQPHVTMLPLSRLGQRDSAGIIGGITRNKPLPHDVVEQILSRTDGVPLFIEELTHVLLENGLLRETPDGYVLDGPLPPLAIPTTLQASLVARLDLLGSARDVAMIGAASGREFSHELIAAVSALGAIDLDAALARLTASGLISRRGTPPDASYAFKHALVQEAAYVTMLKSRRRQLHAGIAKTLVSLFPALIESQPETVAHHFTEAGLASEAIGYWVKAGRLAQARWANREAAIFFERALHVLETLPETRETLEQAIDLRFDLKTSLFPLGQFQRIVSYLREAEGLARRLDDPARLCLFYVHMCQTLNLSGNPKDAVAFGRDAQVLAQSFKDVPLQVAAALFLGLACFSTLDYRQAERHFLDVLEMLGEELSLEQFFLAGFPAVSARAFLTRIYADQGKFEHGIAHGEEGIRLAEVVDHPYSLAIASWCLADLLASRGDLSRAVGLLERGLAVAREWNLPFLVAGNSGSLGHAYTLLGRAADGLPLLQQALGVFEKMGHRLAQSLFLVSLGATYMRAGRPADALELAGQALTLARESSQRSGEASALHLLGEASLRDGSTEHAEGHYREALALAMELEMRPLAAHCHHGLAKLYLRASQPDRAREQLIVATTMYREMNMRFWLEQANTEMHPLAMQ from the coding sequence GTGCAGCTCACAAGATTTGGTCTGTCGCTGTTCGGACGCTTCGAGTTGACGACGCGGGAGGGCGTTGTCCACTTGCGGAGCAGGAAGCTCGCGGGACTGTTGAGCTATCTGGCGTGTACAGCGCCTCGGCCACAACCGCGCGAGAAGCTCGCGAACTTGCTGTGGGGCTCCCATTTCGAGACCCAGGCCCGGCAGAACCTGCGCCACGCCCTTTTTCGACTGCGCCGGATCCTGGGCCAGAATGCCTTGATCAGCAGCGACGATGACGTCTCGCTCGCGCCCGGTGTCATCGATTGCGATGTGGTTCGCTTCGAGGCGCTGATCGGCGAGGGAAGCCGCGCCGCGCTCAATGCCGCCGCCGATCTCTATCGAGGTTCGCTGCTGACCGATCTGAATATCGAAGAAGACGCATGGTCGGATTGGCGCGTCTCGTCGCGGGAGCGCCTGGAAAGGCTGGCGCTCGACGTCATGATCAGCCACGGCCAACACGCCCTGCATTCGGGAAACCCGCAGACCGCTCTCGAAACCGCCGGCCGGGCAATCGCGGTGAATGGTTTGCGTGAGGATGCCCACCGGCTGATGGTGGAGGCGCTGGCCGCCACGGGGCGCAAGGCCGAGGCGCTCAAGCACTACCAGGATCTCGTTGGGCTGCTGAGGCGGGAGCTGAACACGGAGCCAGATGCCGCGACACAGTCGCTGGTCGCTGAGATTCGTGGCGCGAAGCCGCCGGGCATGTCGCGGACGATCGGCGACCCCCATCTCGATTTAAGCGGGGCATTCGAGCGGGAGACCGCGGTCAAGACCGGCTCGGCGCAAGACGATGGCGCTTCAACCAGGGTTGCGATGCGTTCAAGCGCTCTTGAGCAACGCCAACTGACAATCATGGCTTGTGGCTTGATCGGCTCCACGGCCCTTTCGGCAAGCCACGATCCCGAAGACGTCTACGATCTGATCGCCACCTTTCACCAGATGGTGGCCGATATAGCAGAGCGATTTGGCGGATTTGTCGCCCAGTACCAGGGCAATGGCGTTGCTGTGTATTTCGGCTATCCGGCTGCCCATGAGCATGACACCGAGAGAGCGGTGCACGCCGGTCTTGCTCTCCTCGACTCGATCGGAAAGCTGAAAGCGGCACCCAGCGCGAGAATCCAGGCGAGCGTCGGGATCGCTACCGGGCTTGTCGTCGTCGGTGAAAAGCCAGGGACTGGTGATGCGCCGCGGCAGGTCGCGATCGGCGAGACGCCGGATCTGGCGTTACGGCTGCAGGCCACGGCAGCGCCGGGCGAGGTTGTCATCGCGGCCAGCACGCGGCGGCTGGTCGGGCCAATGTTCGACCACAGCGCGCTTCCGGATATCGAGATGAAGGGGCTGCCACAACTGATGGCGGCGTGGCGGGTGCATGGCGAGGCGCTCGGCGTGAGCCGGTTTGATGCCCGGCGCGGAGCCGCGCTGTCGCCGTTTGTGGGGCGGCAGGAAGAGATCGAATTGCTGCAGCGCCGTTGGGACCAGGCCAGGGCCGGCGAGGGGCGTGTCGTGGTCCTCTCGGGCGAGCCCGGTATCGGCAAGTCGCGCATCGCCGAAACCCTGCTGGCCAGGCTCGATGGCGAGCGCCATGCTCGCCTTCGCTATTTCTGTTCTCCGCACCATGCGCACAGCGCGCTTTACCCCTTCATTGCCCAGATAGAGCAGGATGCCGGCTTCGAGCCCGGCAGCAGCGCCGGTGCAAGGCTGGACAGGCTGGAGGCGCTGCTCAAGCCAACAACGACAAACCTGCCACGCGATGTGACTGTCATCGCCGAGCTGTTGGGCGTGCCGATGGACGGGCGCTACCCGGCGCTGACGATCAACCCGCAACAGAAACGGGAGATGACCCTCAACGCTCTTCTCGACCGGCTCGGTGGCGCGGCCTCGCAGGGGCCAATCCTGATCGTGTTCGAGGACGCGCACTGGATCGATCCGACCTCCCTGGACCTGATCGAGCGCATAGTGACCCGCGCCACCAACCTGCCGCTGCTGCTGCTGGTTACGCTCCGTCCCGAGGTCCAGCTGAACTGGATTGGCCAACCCCATGTGACGATGTTGCCCTTGAGCCGCCTTGGCCAGCGTGACAGCGCCGGCATCATCGGCGGCATCACGCGCAACAAGCCGCTCCCCCACGACGTCGTCGAGCAGATCCTGTCGCGAACGGATGGCGTGCCGCTGTTCATCGAGGAACTGACGCACGTGCTGCTCGAGAATGGGCTGTTGCGTGAAACACCAGACGGCTACGTCCTCGACGGACCACTGCCGCCACTCGCCATCCCGACGACGCTGCAGGCCTCGCTGGTGGCTCGCCTCGACCTGCTCGGTTCGGCCAGGGACGTGGCGATGATCGGCGCCGCGAGCGGACGGGAGTTCTCCCACGAACTGATCGCCGCGGTGTCGGCCCTGGGGGCCATCGACCTCGACGCGGCGCTGGCGCGGCTGACGGCTTCTGGCCTCATCTCGCGTCGCGGAACGCCTCCGGATGCGAGCTACGCCTTCAAGCATGCGCTCGTCCAGGAAGCCGCCTACGTCACGATGCTCAAGAGCCGGCGGCGGCAATTGCATGCTGGCATCGCCAAAACGCTGGTCTCGCTGTTCCCGGCGTTGATCGAAAGCCAACCCGAAACCGTTGCCCATCATTTCACGGAGGCGGGGCTTGCCAGCGAGGCGATCGGCTATTGGGTCAAGGCAGGTCGCCTTGCGCAGGCACGCTGGGCCAACCGCGAGGCGGCCATATTCTTCGAACGTGCGCTGCATGTCCTCGAGACGTTGCCCGAAACCCGCGAGACGTTGGAGCAGGCCATCGATCTTCGCTTCGACCTGAAGACATCGCTTTTCCCGCTCGGCCAATTCCAGCGTATCGTCAGCTACCTTCGCGAGGCCGAAGGCCTGGCCAGACGGCTCGACGATCCGGCAAGGCTCTGCCTGTTTTACGTTCATATGTGCCAAACGCTCAACTTGAGCGGAAACCCAAAGGACGCGGTCGCATTCGGCAGGGATGCACAGGTTCTTGCCCAGTCTTTCAAGGATGTTCCGCTGCAAGTGGCGGCGGCGCTCTTTCTCGGGCTGGCCTGCTTCTCGACACTGGACTACCGACAGGCCGAGCGGCATTTCCTGGACGTTCTGGAGATGCTTGGCGAGGAGCTGAGCCTCGAACAATTCTTCCTTGCGGGATTTCCCGCGGTCAGTGCCCGCGCTTTTCTCACGCGCATCTATGCCGACCAGGGCAAGTTCGAACATGGGATCGCTCATGGCGAGGAAGGCATCCGCCTGGCGGAAGTGGTCGACCACCCCTACAGCCTGGCCATCGCCAGCTGGTGTCTCGCCGATCTCCTTGCCAGCAGGGGAGACCTGAGCCGCGCCGTCGGTTTGCTGGAGCGCGGGCTCGCGGTGGCTCGCGAGTGGAACTTGCCCTTCCTCGTCGCGGGCAACTCCGGGAGCCTCGGCCACGCCTACACGCTGCTGGGACGAGCCGCGGATGGCCTTCCGCTGCTGCAACAGGCGCTGGGTGTCTTCGAAAAGATGGGGCATCGACTTGCCCAGTCGCTTTTCCTGGTCTCCCTGGGCGCGACCTATATGCGCGCCGGCCGGCCGGCGGACGCTCTTGAGCTTGCCGGGCAAGCGTTGACCCTGGCGCGCGAAAGCAGCCAACGAAGCGGCGAGGCAAGCGCCCTTCACCTGCTTGGCGAAGCCTCGCTCCGCGACGGCTCCACGGAACATGCCGAAGGCCACTACCGCGAAGCGCTCGCGCTTGCGATGGAACTCGAAATGCGCCCGCTTGCCGCGCATTGTCATCATGGGCTCGCAAAGCTGTACCTGCGCGCAAGCCAGCCAGATCGAGCCCGCGAGCAGCTCATCGTCGCGACCACAATGTATCGTGAGATGAACATGCGATTTTGGCTGGAGCAGGCCAACACGGAGATGCACCCGCTGGCCATGCAATAA
- a CDS encoding outer membrane protein, which yields MRIFAISVGLVLAASSAPAHAASPGMPMEEKPVDFNWTGGYVGAQAGYTGGDGSFTGDGDHATPKPDGLIGGLYVGANYQFDNRIVLGVDADIAWSGADDRVLVYNAAGEPWPADFPVVQRINRTGAVRARLGYAMDRWLPYIAGGVAFADVNQRLVGADDDFNTTYTGWTLGVGTEYAFTDNFILRAEYRYADFGTRTFEVQDSPPLHIGLKTSDIRVGAAYRF from the coding sequence ATGCGTATTTTTGCAATCTCGGTAGGTCTCGTCCTGGCGGCATCGTCCGCGCCCGCCCACGCGGCCTCTCCAGGCATGCCGATGGAAGAAAAACCCGTCGATTTCAACTGGACAGGCGGATATGTCGGCGCCCAGGCAGGATATACCGGGGGAGATGGCAGCTTCACCGGGGATGGCGACCATGCTACCCCGAAGCCGGATGGTCTCATCGGCGGCCTGTATGTCGGCGCGAACTACCAATTCGACAACAGGATCGTCCTGGGTGTTGATGCCGACATCGCCTGGAGTGGGGCTGACGATCGTGTCCTCGTATACAACGCGGCGGGGGAACCTTGGCCTGCCGACTTCCCTGTAGTCCAAAGGATAAACCGGACTGGTGCGGTCCGGGCGCGCCTTGGATACGCAATGGACCGGTGGCTGCCCTATATTGCCGGTGGCGTTGCGTTTGCTGACGTCAATCAGAGGCTCGTCGGAGCCGATGACGATTTCAACACGACCTATACCGGCTGGACGCTCGGCGTCGGCACCGAGTACGCCTTTACCGACAACTTTATCCTCCGGGCCGAGTACCGCTATGCTGACTTTGGAACCAGGACATTCGAGGTACAGGACTCGCCGCCATTGCATATCGGACTCAAGACCAGCGACATTCGTGTAGGCGCCGCTTACAGGTTCTGA
- a CDS encoding NUDIX domain-containing protein, whose product MPRRSAGILPYRRNDAVIEVLLGHPGGPFWRARDLGAWSIFKGEYDESENAEAAALREFGEETGWSLDVALEPLGEVTQRGGKIVTAYAARANFDAATLVSNTFELEWPPRGGIIQNFPEIDRAQWFSLTDARARIIPGQAAFLDRLAAGPAGVPLQQPSGD is encoded by the coding sequence ATGCCTCGACGCAGTGCCGGAATACTTCCCTATCGCCGAAACGACGCCGTGATCGAAGTGCTACTCGGTCACCCCGGCGGGCCCTTCTGGCGGGCGCGGGACCTCGGCGCCTGGTCCATCTTCAAGGGCGAGTATGACGAAAGCGAGAATGCCGAGGCCGCCGCCCTGCGGGAGTTCGGCGAGGAAACCGGCTGGAGCCTCGACGTCGCACTCGAGCCGCTTGGCGAGGTCACGCAGCGCGGCGGCAAGATCGTCACCGCCTATGCCGCGCGGGCTAATTTCGATGCCGCGACGCTGGTCAGCAACACGTTCGAACTCGAATGGCCGCCGCGTGGCGGCATCATTCAAAACTTCCCCGAGATCGACCGTGCACAATGGTTCAGTCTGACGGATGCCCGCGCCAGGATCATCCCGGGCCAGGCCGCGTTTCTCGATAGGCTCGCGGCGGGACCCGCAGGAGTTCCGCTCCAGCAGCCGTCCGGCGACTGA
- a CDS encoding helix-turn-helix domain-containing protein, whose product MTLHATNDFFIPARTGFPAPAGRALASLQPISVYPAGSEIYAQGEKAGNLYQVEFGCVRVYRMLADGRRQISAFHLSGETFGFEAHPLHHFFAEAIGAVGVRTLLPAQGIDMSSQILPLALQGLVRAQEHLLVLGRQSAVERVAAFLLDMAERQGGLDRLELPMSRTDIADYLGLTIETVSRVFSKLKEKGAIRLISLRSIEIRKWQVLRGMME is encoded by the coding sequence ATGACGCTTCATGCGACCAACGACTTTTTCATCCCGGCAAGGACGGGTTTTCCGGCCCCGGCCGGGCGGGCTCTTGCGTCGTTGCAACCCATTTCCGTCTATCCCGCGGGCAGCGAGATCTACGCGCAGGGCGAGAAGGCGGGGAACCTCTATCAGGTCGAATTCGGCTGCGTGCGGGTCTACAGGATGCTGGCGGATGGGCGGCGGCAGATTTCCGCCTTTCACCTGAGCGGCGAGACCTTCGGCTTCGAGGCGCACCCGCTCCATCATTTCTTCGCCGAGGCCATCGGCGCGGTGGGCGTGCGCACCCTGCTGCCCGCACAAGGCATAGACATGTCGTCGCAAATATTGCCGCTGGCCCTGCAGGGGCTGGTTCGCGCGCAGGAGCACCTCCTGGTGCTCGGCCGGCAAAGCGCCGTCGAGCGCGTTGCCGCCTTTCTGCTGGACATGGCCGAGCGCCAGGGCGGGCTGGACCGCCTGGAATTGCCGATGTCGCGCACCGATATCGCCGACTATCTCGGCCTGACCATCGAGACTGTGTCGCGGGTCTTTTCCAAGCTGAAGGAGAAGGGAGCCATCCGGCTGATCAGCCTGCGCAGCATCGAGATCCGGAAATGGCAGGTCTTGCGCGGCATGATGGAGTGA